CATGCAAACATATATATCGTTCATATAATCACAAACATGCAAACATATACACACGTATACAAATTGTCAATTAAGTACAGAGATCATGGCTCTGAGAAAAATGATATGTAGAAACCTGGAGAGCAACTTGAGATTGGTTGTAGAGTCCTCGTCTTCCCCAATCTCCAACAACCAAGAAGCTAAGAGATCCATCTGCTTTTGGTGGGTGCTCAAAACGTTGAAGCTCAGCTACAGAACCAACCAAACAAAGTGACAGGCATGCTGCTCTCAacccaaagaagaaaaatatggtTTTGGAATCACAAGTAGAAAAAGAAGCCATGTTTGAGTTTTTAGCAGAAAATATGAGAGAACTGACTGGTGGATAGCGTTGTGCTTGTGATGTGAGCCTATATTTTTAGATATAGTGCTGTGAGCCTATATTTTTAGATATAGTGATGTGagcctatatatatagatatagtGAGTAGCTCCCcattaatatttataaataaactctcaTTTTATTTCTACTAGAATTTAATTTGCATGAAATATTAACCTCACTAATTGCATATGATGACCtggcctctctctcttttttccttctcctcCCTTTCAAAAGCCGGtgataaaatatctttttggAAGAAACAAATATGGTGGCATTCAGAAAACTTACACCTTTTTTCCTGGCCCCTTTGTCTCTATCAACTTATCTCCACGTCATTCTCACTCACCTTACTTTTTTTAGAAAGAAACAATTAAGTATGAAATTAATCCCTAAGATTGATTACTTGGGGACACCACCAAACATCAAATCTTCCACTTCCTGTTTTCCGTCCGTGTTAAGCATgaactaaaattaaattatgataaACTCTTTGCCTTCAATTGCTAAATAATTCGTTGCTTTTCCAATTGTTCTAGTTTGTAACAAGAAGAGAGTGACTTTCCGCAAATAAGATGAATTAGCGGAGacagaaagacaaaaaaacttGTTTCCATTAATCACATACTTATAGCCCTGGCAATGGCATTTATGTTGTAGTAGGCTAATTAGCGCTTagcattaattaataatttgacaGGAATTAATCTTAGATATGGCCCATGCAGGTGCATGTCGAGTCGACGCTCTCCTCCTCCTTGTCCCCGTCCTCGTCCTCGTCCTGGTCTGCGTTACATggtgatggtagggtaaagcTGGTTTGACGTCGCCCATTTATGCAAGACATTGCCAAAAATATCATAGAAGGCAATATCCACTCGTCTTTCAGTGATTTGCACTGACATGAAACCCTGCCCATCGTAATACAACTTCATTTCGCTTGGATTGTACAGGCTAAGTTCACCCTTCCATGCCTTTGACCCACCACCACTTGTTACAAACTGAAGTGGGCTGCATGTaaaattattgttattttcccGCAAAAATGCAGTGgctaataataaattaaataaaagattaaTTGAATTCTAGTACCTGTCGGGACTACTTATATGTTCTAAGCAATGGTCGTGCCCATTCATGTAAAGATCAACATTGTTCTCCTGAAAGTTTAAGacatgcatgcatgatcatcgttgattaaaaaaaacaaaaaggaaaaggtgGAAAAGGTGggtgttttttcttcttctagttTTTAGTTTGAAATGAAGTACCAGAAGAATTGGGAGAAGCTGTGTTACAAGCTCCTTTGTTTCACCATGATATCCAGCGCTTCTAATCGTGTGGTGGCCAATGACGATCTTCCACTTTGCAGTAGATTCTTTTAATGCTGAATCCAAATCCTTtgccaaaaccaaaaccaaaaccaaaattattAATTCTAGCTAGTATTCTAATTAAATTAGTtcggaaaattttgaatttgaggaGAAATGAAGTATACGTTGAGGAGATTTGATAAGTAATGATTTCGGGGTAATATGCCACTCCAGTCATAGACAGCGTCCTCTGGATGAGTGAAATATTTATCAACAAAGGGAGTTGTATCCACAAAGAAAAGCTCTGCAATTTCTGcaaatatagaaaaataacaataatgtgattaataaaactatttcctgaagaaaacaatttggttttctCTGTTTAGATTAGAACATAAATATTTTGAGATGTACACTTTAGCCTTACCGGTATCAACTATGAAGGATCTCAAGCAAAGCCATTTGGCATCCAATTCTCTGAGAACAGGACTCAGTTGTGCTTCAACATCACCTCTATAATCATGATTACCCAGAACTGCAATACAAAAAAcattgttatatatatatatatatattgcttttAAAACTAGTGTGGATTTAATTGTCTAAGAGTTTGGGAATTGGGATATGTACCATTGTACCATTGCTTTTGCAGGCTCGGTGCTGTGTAGATTTTGGTAAATGAGTCTTCGAAATTTGGATCGTCGATGCCCGTCAATCCATTATCGTAAAAATTATCCCCCGTGGAtattacaaaatcaatatCCAACTTCTCTCCAATTATTCCCATCTACAAATTTGAATGCATGGACGAAGGTTAGTTAATATTTTCCGTTATACTtacaaaacttcaaaccaaaaaACTATGCTATTTTTTGAATACTAGTGATAGCCTCAAACTAAAGGAAATgagatttctcacacatatCATCAGTGTGTGGGAGGTCGAATTTGAAACCACTAGTATGCAAATCAATGCCCTTTTTTTTACTGAGCTTGACCCCATAGGGAAAAAACTATGCAATTATATATGGTAAAGGTGAAATCTTTTTCTTGATGAAATTTCAAGTTGCAATTCATACCTACCAGTACCAGATGATTGAAGTTTAGTAGGTGAACAACCCATTTGAAATAAAGCATTATTTATTGGCCTACCTAAAGTAATATAAAGCATTATTTTCCAGAAACCAATCATTTCCGTGTACATGTAGACGTAGtgcaagaaaaaggaatatcCGCTCTGAGCTGTACATACTCCAATAATACAATTGTATAATGTGTCAGAAGCTGATTGGATGTAAAGCAGACAAATAATGGTGTTCAGTTCAGTCTCTTTGTAATGGATTTCCGTCTCAGAGTCAAATCTAGGCCACGACATAAAAAAGTTGTCCTAGTTTTTTGGAAATGGGCCATTCCTACATCATGCATGCGCAACTATATGACCAAGAACGGTTATCTAGACTGGATAGATAGCGAGTATAAAGAATATAAACGGAATTATTCCCCAAAACGGAGGagcaaaagaacaaaatagaGAAAGTAGAGGACATAAAAACAATTAGAAGATTATTtaagaagaggaggaaaggAAAACAATCAAGTGTTAGATGGAATGGAAGTACCTGAAGAGCAACTTGAGATTGATTGAAGGCTCCTCTTCTTCCCCAATCTCCAAGAACCAAAAAGCTAAGAGATCCATCGGCTTTGGGTGCGTGCTGGAATCGTCGTAGTAGCTCTGCTGCACAAGACAAGCTGCACACAACTAGAACAGAGATCAAAACACTTGCAATAGTCGTGGTCTTCATTTCCATAGCTAGCTAGCTGGCTTAGCTAATTAAGAACAAGGGAAGAGTAGAGAAATGGAAACAGAAGAAGCTTAAAATGGTATGGAGGGTCTCTCCAAAGCAAGGCAACCCCCTGTCTTTTTTATATGGTTGAGTTGGGTTGCATACAAACATATAGATTAAACAAAAAGATATGGATGCGTGTGATTTGAGCACTCAATGGATTGGATAGGGTGACAATAGTTACAAATATCAAAAGGGCAAAATGGAATCGCAAGGCTAAGGCTATCAAAATGAATAATGGAGCATGGGGTTCGCGAGGCCACACATGACGTTTACGATTAATTATACACAAATCGACAAGAAATTTATCCACTAATAATGCACTGTGGCAGGGGTAGTCTATCTCAACTCAACTTATGGAAAAACCGCCCCCAAAAGAATACCTTTTATCACATGCATTTGTCTGTTCAGTTGTATTTTTAAATAGATTGCTTCAAACTACCACCCCGGTCCAGTAGTTACCTGTCTCAGAGTGGACCTATATCTATATAtcacctatatatatatgggtttATTTTGGATTATTATATGAAAGTGAatttagttctttttttttttcttttttttatttaaaaattctatgattgcattcataatttagTTAAAAAAGCCACTAACCACAAATgcccaatacaaactagccacaaggGGCCATTATGATAACGGAACggtctaacatcaaaattaagacaatctggTGCGCCTCTACTAACGATCATGCATGATCAAAGAAACTCTGGTATAGGCATCCCACTTAAGATTATAAACtcagaataataaaaaagagataaatattgaaaaaatcaagtcataacaatacaaataaaactctcacaaatgagagatgaaaagctcttaCAAGGAGATGTAAAAACTACACatagaacccaaagagtctttGTGACTTATTCTGAACATAAGGAAACTGTAAAAAGGATGGTGGTGAAGATCCGACGCCGAAACGCAAgtggagatccgacgccgAGACACagtatataatataataatataataattatataattatatatacatacatacattcCACTTGATCGCGATCGATTTCTAAGAAAATCATATAGTTTAACAAGCTCGAAATTCCCTTGCAGGACTCTCATCATTCCACCATGCTATTGGTGAAGCCAATGAAGGCCCAAAAGGGTCACTTGACCCTTCTCAACATTTTGAAAACCTTATATTTATCTATGTTATTCAAGTTGTTTTATGACTATACTTACTGTTGACCCTTCTCGCAAATGTAAATTGTCTACAATGAACATATCTATATTTGTTTGTATGTCTTCATATGTCATTTATATGTGTGCGCcaagaattttatttgattttctcattttatctaaaatcaacttttgatactctttcattatttttagATTGTTAGAATTTAAGTTATGCTTACTAAGATATTAAATTTGTGATATTGAAATTTAATCATTATAATGAATTcgtaaatatattttcttataaaaactAAGTTTAATGTAATTATAAAGCTATTTAAAATTGACCATCCCTAATAGAATTTCTAGCTCCATCACATTGCCCATCCAAATAAATTTGAGAACAACATGTTCCATTATTCCATACCCAAGGTCCCAGACTCCCCGACACAGAATCATACCCGCTTAGCAAATGAATCAGAATgaattatttccttttttattttatttttaaagaacaTGCACTTGACAAAATCAATAACTATGAATATGAGGCTGCTGTTCTTTTGGGATGTAAGTGAAATCAAGGACTACTTGGAAATCATGTGGACCGAtcagagaagaataaaatattgTGTTATTAATATATACAGCTAGAGAACCCGTACGTACATGAAGCCTAGAAATCAATAATGACATGTACACAGAGAACGTATCCCCAACtactaaattaatttacaaaacAGATCAACTAGCTGTGTTGTAATTTTCCTTTCCTGATTGTTGTTGGTCTCTCTGCCATGGGGAGGCGAGCACTTCATAATTACATGGTAGAGTGAAGCGGCTTAGACATCTTCCAGGTGTGCAAAAGCCTGCCTAAAACATCATAGAATGCAATCTTAGCATCCGATCCGGTCAGTTTCACAGACATGAAACCTTGGCCATCATAGAAGAACTTCATGGCTCGATTGTTTTTATAACTCTTAACATCTCCTCTCCATGCTTTTGAACCTGCCCCGCTTGTTAAATACTGAATCGGACTGCAATTCATCAAGTAATTAAAATTGGCTTAGATCCATCCTTAATATACAGACACATGTTTCCTTCAAGAAATTAATAATctactaattaatttaattagggtTCTTGTTGTTCTACCTGTCGAGGCTACTGATGTGCTCCAAACAGTGGTCATGTCCATTCATGTACATATCAACATTGTGAGCCTGAAAGTCATCACAATAAAATCATACCCTAATCATAATTTGATATATCTCCGGAGCCTTTTGATTAACGAATATATAATAATGATGGGCAAATTATTACCTTAAGTGTTGGTAAGAGGAGACTTATGAGCTCCGGAGTGTCGCCGTGATGTCCAACACTTCTGATCGCATGGTGACCAACGACTATCTTCCACTTTGCAGTTGACTTGTTCAATGCCACTTTCAAATCCTTGTTACAGTGATCAACATAATCATCGTCAAAATTTTGTGATCTTGTTGTGtttcataaataaatgaaaaccCACGTTGCATGTTACATGTAACTGGGAGTAGTTACCTGTAGAAGGTTAGCGACGTAAGTCCCACGGGGAGATACTGCTCGCCaatcataattattttctttgtcaacCAAGTATTTGTTCACAAATGGAGTGGTGTCCACGAAAAAAAACTCCGCAATTCCTACCAGATTTGTAtgcaaaattaaataagaacaTATAATTATGAAagtaaaaattcatcaaggTGGTTGATTTTCagtcttttatttatttatatacgAGTGATATGAAGAAGGGAATTCGAATACACAACCTCAAGCTACaagtataaaattttaaaaaaaagaaaaagaaagtgattTTACCTGTATTAAGAATAAAGGATCTCTGGCAAAGCCATCGGCTATCAATCCTTCGGAGCGCAGGGCTTAATTGTGCCTCAGTATCACCCCTATAGTCATGGTTTCCTAAAACTGCACAAATACGATCGATATATGCATAAATCTTTAATTGATACAAATGTGATAAAATTACAGAGAATGAGGGGGATTTTGTTAATAAACTTACCACTATACCACTGTTTTTGCAAGCTAGTAGCTGTGTAAATGTCCTTGAAGGACTCCAAAAATGCTGGATCGTTTACATCCCTTAATCCATCACCGTAGAAATTATCTCCGGTGGATACAACAAAATCTATATCTAATTGCTCTCCAATCCTTCCCATCTGTCTTGCATGTCAATagatataattaattagtcgTAAAAACAACAGAAACATATATAGAttataaaattgaattaatcAAGGACCTGTAAAGCAACTGCGGATTGGTTATAGAACCCTCTTCTGCCCCAATCTCCAACCACCAAAAAGCTAAGCGACCCATCATCTTTTATTGCGTGTTGAAACCTCTGAAGCTCTGCAAAGCCGGAAACGACCAAAGAAATGCAAAACACCGATACCAGATGAAGGCGTGAAGCTACGTTTTTTTCATAAAGGCAAGCCATGGCTGAGTTGCTAACCATGGCTTTTCTAGGAGACGGGGGTTAATTAGGATATAATAAGTAAGAGACAGTTTCAAAAGGGGAGGGAAATTAAGAGCAGTATAGATTAAATGAAGAGAAATACTAGGGAAAGATAATTATGTCAGATATGCAAAATTTAATCAAGTAATGGGATTGTATTTAAAGCTGCCGTTCACCAATGATCATGATCACTAAGTTTGGGGTGGCTCCTTGTTTGGTTAATGTGGCATGCCATTTTTCAAGGAATTCAACTATTTGAGGAAGCAAATGATTGACAATCGTTTaggttcaaattttggaaTATACATATCCATCGCtagtaaatatatatatgctatGCCTAATTATTCAACTAGCTAAACCGATCGAGAAGGCCAACTATACCAGAAAACTACTGCATAATTAGGCAGGCAGCATTGGTTTAGGACTATGTGCTAGATGCCCCAAAGGTAAAAATGGCAAAGGAAAAAACAGGGGAGAGGGGTAGCCTATGTAGACTGGTTAATTTTATCACAAACATATGATGCTTATAATTTTCATGTACATATTATTACACGAGTTTTAACCTAAACCACacatgcaaaacaaaattcagaGCTCTAGTCTATACATTCAAGTATGACCAGCCAGGCAGGAGACAGTCTGCATTTCAAGCAGATTAAGAAACAACTTGCAGCTTAGGCCATAGCTTTTGACCTTGTTTAACATCCGCCGATCAAGCTTTGTCTAATTAATTTCAAGCCTCTTAGATTGCGTAAAAGAGAGGATTTGACGTCTGATACTTGGCAGAGTGATTTTAGCTAAGGGTTGGTGcctgaaagagagagaagaaaggcCTTGTAATGTCCAGAGGTATCTGATTGAACTGCATCATGCAATGATTTTCCATATTGATTCCGATATTCTGCCTTTATGTACTGCATATCAATCTCAGCCCTTGTCACAATTACCCTTATCAGTGTTGGGTCATCCGTACCCAAACCCTTCATTGCCTTGCGTAAAACCTGCAATTAACGAATTCCAGATCATAAATCAATATAATGTTAAATTAATCTTCTACTTTCCTTTCCTCCAACCTTACCAAAGTCTCATGAATTTAAGACAGTAAGTACCCTTGCAAAATACTTGCCAGGATGGTCAGCACACTGCAATATTGTCAAaagtgcattaaaaaaatacccaGATGTTTCCTTGGTTACTGCCTGCAGTGAAAGTGATAAGTAGATTTAGTTTAGgcaaatgatatatatatatatatatatatatatatatatatatatatataggttgAAGAAGAGACAGAGTCAGAGTCAGAGGTACCTTTTCCAATGAATGACCATACAAACTTTGATAAGCAGAGCCAACAGCAACCAAATGTGCCCTGCTTCTTTCACTGAAAATTTGGATGAAAACCTTCTCATCCGTCCCCAATTTCTTCTCCCCAGCCTTATTGAGAAGTTCTGCATCCTTCTGCACCATCGCTTGATCATATTCTGGACCTTCGTAGCGTGGCACACTAATGTATGCTACCAGCAACTTTACAACACACGCGgcaatgtttcaatttttatttttttttatttttttggagaaGTAATATACTGAAATATTTGGTAAACAAAATATTGTAAAGTGACCTTTTTGTGATCTCCAGAGGATAATTTAGTAGCAAGGTCATCCTCAAGGTCGACGTCAAAGCTGGAGAAATAGATTTGTTTGAATTGTCGCATCTGGGAGGGAGTTCGAGAACATATGACTTCAGTGGCAGCTTTGAGATCAACATCTCCCTCCAAAGCATGCCGTACGATGTTGGCGTCCCGCGTTGCCGGATCAGGCATCCACATTATCACTGCTCTCTGCATGCACATCATCAAATTATTAAGCCATGATCATGAAATTATGCTTGATTATACTCgaataaaataattagttACCTTGAGTTGTCCACTAAGCTCGGAGGACAAACGCTTGTTGAGGTCTTCGGAGTAGGTGGCGTGGTATTCTTTTTGGATGGCAGCACGCTGTGTTGCATTTCTGTGCCCTAgaatattgatcactgctgcCGTGTCGCATCCAAATCCTTGTCATGAATTCATCAGCTTATTAGTTTACCAAAAGCAATGGCATTCCCAAATTAAAGAAGAACAATATATACGTTACATGCAAATTagagagggaaaaaagaaacagaaatgAACGATCACCTTTGAAGGCACGGTAGAGATGGAGAGCATCATCACGGGCCGAAGGTGGCATCGGTGGTATAATCACAGATGccattctttcttctttctgtttcTGATCTTAACTAATTAAGttgattatttgttaattGAATGCATTATAGGGGAAGTAATGTTAGATCATGTACGTACGTAGCTCAGTTGAAATACGACATATACAGACGCAACTTGTTTTTCAACTGAATTCACAACTCAAAACTTGTCCATGTCTTAGgcaaaaaaaagaggaaactTGTCCATGTGTAATGTATAACTTTCTCCTCAAATCTACTTAACTTACCCAACGCACCCATTGACCTTTTCCCTTTATATATCTACATTATATTAAAGAATTCGTTTACCATAAaactttttcaatatttttttttctctcactctctcttgGACTGGATCTGATatccatttttctttaatatgcTTGATCAGCCCATTCGGACTTCAAGTGCTGAGGGCTTACATTAGCCCATTATGCTCTACCCGGGATTGATTGCGTAGCCTATTGATTGACcaacaaaaattagaaatagaatcccaaaaaattaataaacttaCATTTTTAAACACTAGTTGCgattatatattttgtggGCTGAACAAAACTAATCCATTTGTTTCGTAGAAATTGACATGTCAGCGGAAAGTATTTGACAGGACATGAAGACGTTTAGCACGATCCATCTCATCTCATCAGCCCTAAAttaagttgaaaacaaaaaagaaatacatgGATGACTGGCGACTAGACTAGAGTGTGGATTCATTTTGGGTTCTTGATCAGGAATAATAAGGACTCGTCTACCATTAATTTCCTTtctaaaaaagaaactaaacaaCAGTGACGTGCTTTTTTctggaaaaataaagaaatcaagGTCAAATCTACAGTTGATAATTGTGTGTCACACAGATATATACATAGACGAACGGAAGGAACTGTTACTCTTCAATTTGGTTACCGGTGCAGGAACAATTTTCTGGGcgttttaaatatatttttgacCCCCTGGTTTGACCTACTGTTTGACAAGGAAAAATGAACCAATATGGCACTCacttgctttttgttttttttcaaaatccttGTAATGAACAGTAATAGCGTATGAAAAACCTGATCACCGATTCCGTGGACGTTAACTTGAATGAATTTAGTATGATTAAAAGTCACAATCAGAAAACAAACTCGAGCTTTATAATAATTGAGTTGCAGCCAATTAACGATGATGAAAACCAAAGGGATAAAGTGTGACAAATAATTGGTCATCTGCCCTCCACTGTTATCTGTAATATGCATCACCAATAATGCTTTTAGAAAGTGAATTaacttaattataattagtgTAGCCAAGATTCAAGGTTAGCTAACCGACACTACGTCATCACTTAAGTTACAATCTTTTGCTTAACAGGGACCAATAATCTTCAGTCTGCGgcattcttttttaatttgcaaGGTCTTTTCCTTCCCCCTTTCAAGTTGCAAAAGTTGCAAAAGTTGCAAGCATTCTTTAAGATATTAAATTTGACCATCACTACTTCATGAACATGTTTGTTAAATTGGATCTTAATCTTCCTTCTTGTTAAtcttaatatatttatatatatgtactttGTGCACTAATTAAGTAACTACTCTTTATAGGCCGTCTATCCAATAGCATGCGCATTGCGTCTTTGAATGAATCACATATTATAAAAACTTGAATATCTTGTTTTCAGGAATTAGTGCACATAATTTATTATGGACTGTCTGTCCTGCAAATTCAGAAACCAACCAACTGTTTGATTAGATTCCTCTAACCCAGTTGatgcctatatatatatgtaggaTATGTCGGCTCTAACAGTCATTTGACATGGATTGAATTAAGCAATCTGATCTGACCCGCATCATTTTCAGTATTGTTGCATTGCATATGCATTTTAAATTTAGGAAAAAGATCCTTGAGCACAACATGCATCGTTGTGTCAACTAGCTGGTGACCTTCACCTTGTTCTTGGGACGACACGCTTTTATTGCCACAACAGCCCAGTAAGTTGCAGACGATAGTGATACAGTGATGTGATTGTCAAAATAACATGTGTCAAATTCACCATCCCACATGGAAGGGGTAGCTACTAGCAATACAGATAGCACTTTTTGCTATCCTCAATAAATAATGCAATGATAtatagaataat
The window above is part of the Prunus dulcis chromosome 1, ALMONDv2, whole genome shotgun sequence genome. Proteins encoded here:
- the LOC117616207 gene encoding purple acid phosphatase 17-like, which encodes MVSNSAMACLYEKNVASRLHLVSVFCISLVVSGFAELQRFQHAIKDDGSLSFLVVGDWGRRGFYNQSAVALQMGRIGEQLDIDFVVSTGDNFYGDGLRDVNDPAFLESFKDIYTATSLQKQWYSVLGNHDYRGDTEAQLSPALRRIDSRWLCQRSFILNTGIAEFFFVDTTPFVNKYLVDKENNYDWRAVSPRGTYVANLLQDLKVALNKSTAKWKIVVGHHAIRSVGHHGDTPELISLLLPTLKAHNVDMYMNGHDHCLEHISSLDSPIQYLTSGAGSKAWRGDVKSYKNNRAMKFFYDGQGFMSVKLTGSDAKIAFYDVLGRLLHTWKMSKPLHSTM
- the LOC117625740 gene encoding purple acid phosphatase 3-like gives rise to the protein MEMKTTTIASVLISVLVVCSLSCAAELLRRFQHAPKADGSLSFLVLGDWGRRGAFNQSQVALQMGIIGEKLDIDFVISTGDNFYDNGLTGIDDPNFEDSFTKIYTAPSLQKQWYNVLGNHDYRGDVEAQLSPVLRELDAKWLCLRSFIVDTEIAELFFVDTTPFVDKYFTHPEDAVYDWSGILPRNHYLSNLLNDLDSALKESTAKWKIVIGHHTIRSAGYHGETKELVTQLLPILLENNVDLYMNGHDHCLEHISSPDSPLQFVTSGGGSKAWKGELSLYNPSEMKLYYDGQGFMSVQITERRVDIAFYDIFGNVLHKWATSNQLYPTITM
- the LOC117616208 gene encoding annexin D5: MASVIIPPMPPSARDDALHLYRAFKGFGCDTAAVINILGHRNATQRAAIQKEYHATYSEDLNKRLSSELSGQLKRAVIMWMPDPATRDANIVRHALEGDVDLKAATEVICSRTPSQMRQFKQIYFSSFDVDLEDDLATKLSSGDHKKLLVAYISVPRYEGPEYDQAMVQKDAELLNKAGEKKLGTDEKVFIQIFSERSRAHLVAVGSAYQSLYGHSLEKAVTKETSGYFFNALLTILQCADHPGKYFARVLRKAMKGLGTDDPTLIRVIVTRAEIDMQYIKAEYRNQYGKSLHDAVQSDTSGHYKAFLLSLSGTNP